The following coding sequences lie in one Fusarium poae strain DAOMC 252244 chromosome 1, whole genome shotgun sequence genomic window:
- a CDS encoding hypothetical protein (BUSCO:6872at5125) translates to MTSSDRSETPDSDGDRKPGARDDSSQPARKRQRVRLSCLECRRRKLSCDRGFPCERCIKSGTPDRCSYESRNGEVVNASSGVPPPFAQLDSRRFVDPAIGLSPRDPELMRQDHDRIRRLELEIAHLKSQITRPGASFDGSTIAGTTTSPQTKDDPNANANVEDPSVREVHESIEATNMSGEKGELRFFRGRGFRTRYFGPHNASMAFVELTGLCPFMKETADEWLRPVILHDRKDRKRRREDREKVFEDPDMELEALLPNKEESDALIDVYLDQFEQVHRIVHIPTFKREYAEYWTPGSNKRYAAFTALILSMMAVASCVHTHESLKFIGMMSNARHWAERWIKACDEWSSKQSQKHRRLIHYQVACLLYLGKRVNTIKKKRFWTGSGALIQDGIAVGLHREPSHMAAKITVFHQEMRRRIWATVQEFDMQASFDHCLPTLVSQLHYDTNAPRNLDDDDFDESTTVLPPSKPVKQYTFSSFQHLARQSLPLRLELSRLLTGPLSEIDYDQVIRYTNDLTQEIDALPSWDMNLENVRGKKNPLIAYTLLHVQLRQYIIPLHQPYLKLRKQNSKYQYSEIIYYNAARDIVLLHDKLYEQGVRSLNFLREDALTTAINLCSVTMLQPKGSTNMIMINSHHTLKLIEKCIAMKEDRLLRCGNNEPWGYSIMCAALGLLEAHLGTKEPEVAKSTSAERFVNLHYRLLANQEPPVSGEQLAAAMNGVPPGNMGPGPTPNIPLHDRPKVMKLDFQGRAFPNIGIQSVTPFSFTPTMPVAAPIDPSQAPWMMGGDPTQPFNLDPSLELLGINLNEIWGESWELG, encoded by the coding sequence ATGACTTCTTCAGACCGAAGTGAGACCCCGGACTCGGACGGTGACCGAAAGCCTGGGGCCCGAGATGACTCGAGCCAACCCGCCCGCAAACGGCAGCGTGTCCGCCTCAGTTGCCTCGAGTGCCGGCGCCGGAAGCTATCGTGCGATCGAGGCTTTCCGTGTGAGCGTTGCATCAAAAGCGGCACGCCTGATCGCTGTAGCTATGAGTCCCGCAATGGGGAAGTTGTGAATGCCTCGTCAGGCGTCCCACCCCCGTTTGCCCAACTCGACTCCCGCCGCTTCGTCGATCCCGCGATAGGCCTATCCCCACGAGACCCTGAACTTATGCGCCAAGATCACGACCGAATCCGTCGATTGGAGCTTGAGATAGCTCACTTAAAGAGCCAAATCACCCGACCTGGTGCGTCTTTTGACGGGAGCACCATTGCTGGCACGACTACCTCTCCCCAAACAAAAGATGATCCCAATGCGAACGCCAACGTCGAGGACCCATCGGTCCGCGAAGTACACGAGTCTATCGAAGCTACCAATATGTCAGGCGAAAAGGGCGAGCTTCGATTCTTTCGAGGTAGAGGATTTCGCACGCGATATTTCGGTCCACACAACGCAAGTATGGCATTCGTTGAGTTGACAGGGTTATGTCCCTTCATGAAAGAGACGGCCGACGAATGGCTCCGTCCAGTCATCCTTCACGATCGCAAAGACCGGAAGAGAAGGCGCGAGGATCGTGAGAAGGTCTTTGAGGACCCCGATATGGAGCTTGAGGCATTACTGCCAAACAAAGAAGAGTCTGATGCTCTCATTGATGTTTACCTCGACCAATTCGAGCAGGTACATCGCATTGTTCATATTCCCACTTTCAAAAGAGAATATGCAGAATACTGGACACCAGGTTCCAACAAGCGCTATGCTGCTTTTACAGCACTGATCCTTTCCATGATGGCTGTAGCGAGCTGTGTCCATACTCATGAGAGCCTCAAGTTTATCGGCATGATGTCGAATGCTCGTCATTGGGCAGAACGATGGATCAAGGCATGTGATGAATGGTCATCAAAGCAGAGCCAGAAGCACCGGCGCCTGATTCATTATCAAGTAGCTTGCCTCCTGTACTTGGGCAAGCgggtcaacaccatcaaaaaGAAGCGTTTCTGGACAGGCTCCGGGGCCTTGATTCAAGATGGAATTGCCGTCGGCTTACATCGTGAGCCGAGCCATATGGCTGCCAAGATCACTGTCTTTCACCAAGAAATGCGCCGAAGAATTTGGGCAACAGTACAGGAGTTTGATATGCAGGCGTCTTTTGACCACTGTCTTCCTACTCTTGTGAGCCAGCTGCATTATGATACCAACGCACCGCGCAATCTGGACGATGACGACTTTGACGAGAGTACCACTGTGCTCCCGCCATCAAAGCCTGTCAAACAATACACGttctcttctttccagcATCTGGCTCGCCAGAGTCTGCCTTTGCGCCTAGAGCTCAGCCGTCTTTTGACCGGTCCATTATCCGAGATTGACTACGATCAAGTCATTCGATACACCAACGACTTGACCCAGGAGATCGATGCACTTCCTTCTTGGGATATGAATCTAGAAAATGTCAGAGGCAAGAAAAATCCTTTGATTGCATACACTCTGTTGCATGTTCAGCTGAGGCAATACATTATCCCCTTGCATCAACCCTACCTCAAACTTCGCAAGCAAAACTCCAAATACCAGTACTCCGAAATCATATACTATAACGCAGCGCGCGATATCGTTTTATTGCATGATAAACTTTACGAGCAAGGCGTTCGCAGTCTCAATTTTCTCCGCGAGGATGCTCTCACAACAGCCATCAACCTTTGCAGCGTTACGATGTTACAGCCGAAAGGTTCCACCAACATGATCATGATCAATTCTCATCATACACTCAAATTGATTGAGAAGTGCATTGCGATGAAAGAAGACCGTCTTTTGCGGTGCGGCAACAATGAGCCATGGGGATATTCTATTATGTGTGCAGCGTTAGGATTACTTGAGGCCCACCTGGGTACCAAGGAGCCCGAGGTCGCCAAGTCAACATCAGCGGAGCGCTTTGTCAACTTGCACTATCGGCTCCTTGCTAACCAGGAGCCTCCTGTGTCCGGGGAGCAACTGGCAGCTGCCATGAACGGCGTGCCACCAGGAAACATGGGACCCGGGCCTACGCCCAACATACCGCTGCATGACCGGCCAAAGGTAATGAAGCTCGACTTCCAAGGCAGGGCATTTCCTAATATTGGTATCCAGTCGGTGACTCCTTTCTCATTTACGCCAACGATGCCCGTCGCTGCTCCGATCGACCCGAGTCAGGCCCCGTGGATGATGGGAGGGGATCCCACCCAACCGTTCAACCTGGATCCGAGTCTGGAGCTGCTGGGGATAAACCTGAACGAGATTTGGGGCGAGTCCTGGGAGCTGGgctga
- the ADE17 gene encoding bifunctional phosphoribosylaminoimidazolecarboxamide formyltransferase/IMP cyclohydrolase (BUSCO:13183at5125): MSSQQKIAIVSVYDKTGLLDLAKGLVQQNVRILASGGTSKMIRESGFPVEDVSAITKAPEMLAGRVKTLHPAVHAGILARDLASDEKDLADQNINKVDYVICNLYPFKDTVAKINVSIPEAVEEIDIGGVTLIRAAAKNHKRVTILSDPNDYAGFLKELEKGDVSESSRNRYALKAFEHTADYDAAISQFFRKEYAGNGDQYSALRYGANPHQKPAAAYVSEGSLPFKVLGGSPGYINLLDALNAWPLVKELHKALGKPAAASFKHVSPAGAAIGLPLTEEEKKVYFVHDIEGIDESSLAQAYARARGADRMSSFGDMIALSDVVDLPTARIISKEVSDGVIAPGYEDAALEILKKKKGGRYLVLQIDPEYNPPATETRTVYGINLQQHRNDVEITPKHFNTIITPKDTTSLPESAARDLTIATITLKYTQSNSVCYAYNGQVVGLGAGQQSRIHCTRLAGDKADNWWMRFHERVLGIKWKKGTKRPDKSNAIDLLVSGQLPKDGPEREAFEGVFEEVPAAFTAEERESWMKQLKNVCVSSDAFFPFIDNVFRVSQSGVKYVAAPGGSQNDAAVFDTAEKLGITFVEQNIRLFHH, encoded by the exons ATGTCCTCTCAGCAGAAGATCGCCATCGTCTCGGTCTATGACAAGACCGGTCTGTTGGACCTGGCCAAGGGTCTTGTCCAGCAGAATGTTCGAATTCTCGCCTCTGGGGGTACCTCCAAGATGATCCGAGAATCTGGCTTCCCTGTCGA GGACGTTTCTGCCATCACCAAGGCCCCTGAGATGCTTGCTGGTCGCGTCAAGACTCTGCACCCTGCTGTCCATGCCGGTATCTTGGCCCGTGACCTCGCCTCTGACGAGAAGGACCTTGCCGACCAGAACATCAACAAGGTTGACTACGTCATCTGCAACCTCTACCCCTTCAAGGACACTGTCGCCAAGATCAACGTCAGCATCCCCGAGGCTGTCGAGGAAATCGACATCGGTGGTGTCACTCTCATCCGCGCTGCCGCCAAGAACCACAAGCGTGTTACCATCCTCAGCGACCCCAACGACTACGCTGGCTTCCTCAAGGAGCTCGAAAAGGGCGATGTCAGCGAGAGCAGCCGCAACCGATACGCTCTCAAGGCCTTCGAGCACACTGCCGACTACGATGCCGCTATCTCCCAGTTCTTCCGCAAGGAGTACGCTGGCAATGGCGACCAGTACAGCGCTCTCCGATACGGCGCCAACCCCCACCAGAAGCCTGCTGCTGCCTACGTTTCCGAGGGTAGCCTTCCCTTCAAGGTCCTCGGTGGCTCTCCTGGTTACATCAACCTCCTCGACGCCCTAAATGCCTGGCCTCTCGTTAAGGAGCTCCACAAGGCCCTTGGCAAGCCCGCCGCTGCAAGCTTCAAGCATGTCTCCCCTGCCGGTGCTGCCATTGGTCTTCCTCTtactgaggaggagaagaaggtctACTTTGTCCACGATATCGAGGGCATTGACGAGTCCAGTCTCGCTCAGGCTTATGCTCGTGCCCGTGGTGCCGATCGCATGAGCAGCTTTGGCGACATGATCGCTCTTAGCGACGTCGTTGATCTTCCTACCGCTCGCATCATCTCCAAGGAGGTCTCTGACGGTGTCATTGCCCCTGGTTACGAGGATGCCGCTCTTGAGatcctcaagaagaagaagggtggcCGATACCTCGTCCTCCAGATCGACCCCGAGTACAACCCTCCCGCCACCGAGACCCGTACTGTCTACGGTATCAACCTCCAGCAGCACCGCAACGATGTTGAGATCACCCCCAAGCACTTCAACACTATCATCACTCCCAAGGACACTACCTCCCTCCCCGAGAGCGCTGCTCGCGATCTTACCATAGCTACAATCACTCTCAAGTACACTCAGAGCAACTCTGTGTGCTACGCCTACAACGGACAGGTCGTTGGTCTCGGTGCTGGACAGCAGTCCCGAATCCACTGCACCCGTCTTGCCGGCGACAAGGCCGACAACTGGTGGATGCGATTCCACGAGCGCGTTCTCGGCATCAAGTGGAAGAAGGGTACCAAGCGTCCCGACAAGAGCAATGCCATCGACCTGCTCGTCAGCGGCCAGCTCCCCAAGGATGGCCCTGAGCGTGAGGCTTTCGAGGGTGTCTTTGAGGAGGTCCCTGCTGCTTTCACTGCCGAGGAGCGTGAGTCTTGGatgaagcagctcaagaacgTCTGCGTTTCTAGTGACGCTTTC TTCCCCTTTATTGACAACGTCTTCCGCGTGTCTCAATCAGGAGTCAAGTATGTTGCTGCCCCTGGTGGCAGCCAGAACGATGCCGCTGTCTTTGACACCGCCGAGAAGCTTGGCATTACCTTTGTTGAGCAGAACATTCGTCTGTTCCACCACTAA